One Nocardia huaxiensis genomic window, CACAGACTTCTCCACGCGCCTGCCGAGTACAACGCGGGCGCGCATTTGTGTTTCCAGTGATTCCATGCGGGATCATTCCAGCGACATCTGGTCCGCCGCCGGCGGATCTTTCCACCACCAGAAAGGGTCGATCATGGCCACCGGAACCGTGAAGTGGTTCAACGCGGAAAAGGGCTTCGGCTTCATCGAGCAGGACGGCGGGGGCCCCGACGTCTTCGCGCACTACTCGAACATTGCCGGCTCGGGCTTCCGTGAGCTGCAGGAAGGCCAGAAGGTCTCCTTCGATATCGCGCAGGGCCAGAAGGGCCCGCAGGCGGAGAACATCACCCCCGCCTGAGCGTTATCCGCATAACGCGAAGTCCCGGTGCACCTCGGTGCGCCGGGACTTCGCGTATTCGGGGAAGCTTCAGACCACTGCTGAGGCGGCGGCGCGGTACTGCTTCGCCACCTGCTCGACCACCTCGGCGACGGTGCTGATCTCGTGCACGCCGCTGGTGGAGTGCCCGGCGCTGTAGAAGTTCAGCCAGGGGCTGGGTGAATCGGCTTGCGCCAGCAGGGCGCTGATATCGACGCCGCCCGCGTGCAGGGCGGTCAGGTCGATGCCCGCCCGCTCGATCGAGGCCCGCAGCATGCTGGTGGGCAGGCCGGTGAACGCGGAGGTGAGCACGATGTCGTCGAACTCGGAGTCGACGATCATCTGCTTGTGCGCCGGGGCCGCCAGGCTTTCGACGGTCGCGAGGAACCGCGTCCCCAGGTAGGCGAGATCCGCGCCGAGGGTGCGGGCGGCACGCAGGGCGACCCCGTCGCTGATGCCGCCCGCGAGCACGACCGGGCCGTCGTAGAACTCCCGCACCGCGCGCACGAACGCGAACGGATTGGCCCAGCCGGTCTGCCCGCCCGATCCGGCCGTGAGCAGGATGAGCCCATCCACCCCGGCGTCGATGGCGCGACGCGCGTGCCGGACGCTCGCGATATCGGAGAACACCAGGCTGCCCGCCGCGTGCAGGGCGTCGATGACCGGTGCGGGCGACCCGACCGAGGTGATGACCAGCTCGGTCGGCTGCTCGCACAGCACCGCGAGATCCTCGGCGAGGCGGCTGTTGCTGCGATGCACGATCACATTGGCCGCGACCGCACCCCGCGCCGGATCACGCTGTGCGGCAATACGAGTGAGCCATGCGGACAATTCCGCGCCGCTGCGGGCATTGGCGGTGGGAAACGCGCCGACGATGCCGGAACACGCGGCGGCGATCACCAGTTCCGGCGCCGACACCATGAACATGGGCGCGGCGATCACCGGCAGGGTGAGCCTGTTCAGCAGGTCGTCGACGGTCATGGGCGGTCCTCCCCGGATAGCGGTTCGCCGGTCATGCACCGACCTCTCCGACGGTAGGCGTCGCGATGCCGTCGAGAATCGTGCGTGCCACCAATTCCGGGTCGTCCCACATGGGCATATGTCCACAGCCGGGCAGCGTCACCACCCTGGTCTGTGCGGGCAGCTGGTCGAGGAAGCGGCTGTCGCCGGGGCGCACCATGTGGTCGTGGGAGCCGAAGGCCACCGTCATCGGGGTCGAGATGTGCTGTCCGCCTTCGAACCTGGTGTGGAAGGCCACATGCAGGGCGCGCCGCAGCGTGGGTGTCGACCGGTACAGGTCATCCACTATGCCGATCGCTTCGGCCGTGGTCAGCCGTCGCGGATATTTGACCGGCACCGACAGCACCGCCGCCCGCGCGGCGGGAAAGCGCAGCAGCGTGCGGGCCGGGGTGCGCACCAGCCATGCCGAGGCGAGTGCCAGCCGGAATTGCAGGCGGGTCGGGCGCGGCATCCCCGGCGACCACAGTCCCGCGGGGCCGATGGCCACCACCGACGCCGCCATCCCGCGTTTGGCGGCCTCGAAGGCCATCCAGCCGCCCATGGAGTTGCCCGCCATGTCGACGGGTGTGCCGATGCCGAGGCGGGCGAGTTCGGCGGCCAGCTCCCGCATGGCGAGATCCATGCTGAACGGCTCGTCTCCCGCGAGCGGCGGGGTGCGCCCGAAGCCGGGAAAGTCGAGTGCGATGACGCGGCGGTGTGCGGCGAGCAGGTCGAGGACGGGCAGCCAGGCGCGGGCCGACGACCCGCCGCCGTGCAGGAGCAGCAGCGGCCTTCCGGTTCCGCGTTCGATCCGATTCCATTCGCTCATGTGCCGGCTCCTTTGCTGGCGGACAAGGACTTTCGGGTTTTCGCGCTGCTCACGCGCCGAACACGCGCCGGTCGTGTCCGGCCCAGTGCGGTTCGCGCAGCCGCTTGCGCAGCAGCTTGCCCACGACGCTCTTGGGCAGCGGCTCGGTGGTGATCTGCACCCGGCCCGGCTTCTTGTAGGACCCGAGCCGTTCCCGGCACAGGTCGATGATCTCTTCGGCGGTGACGGCGGCCGGATCGCCGACGTGGACGACGGCCATCGGCGTCTCACCCCAGCGCTCGTCCGGAATGCCGAAGACGGCGGCCTCGTACACCGCCGGATGGTCCTCGATGACGGTCTCCAGTTCGGCGGGCCAGATATTGAAGCCGCCGGACACGATCATGTCCTCGACCCGGTCCAG contains:
- a CDS encoding cold-shock protein; translation: MATGTVKWFNAEKGFGFIEQDGGGPDVFAHYSNIAGSGFRELQEGQKVSFDIAQGQKGPQAENITPA
- a CDS encoding alpha/beta fold hydrolase — its product is MSEWNRIERGTGRPLLLLHGGGSSARAWLPVLDLLAAHRRVIALDFPGFGRTPPLAGDEPFSMDLAMRELAAELARLGIGTPVDMAGNSMGGWMAFEAAKRGMAASVVAIGPAGLWSPGMPRPTRLQFRLALASAWLVRTPARTLLRFPAARAAVLSVPVKYPRRLTTAEAIGIVDDLYRSTPTLRRALHVAFHTRFEGGQHISTPMTVAFGSHDHMVRPGDSRFLDQLPAQTRVVTLPGCGHMPMWDDPELVARTILDGIATPTVGEVGA
- a CDS encoding NAD(P)H-dependent flavin oxidoreductase — encoded protein: MTVDDLLNRLTLPVIAAPMFMVSAPELVIAAACSGIVGAFPTANARSGAELSAWLTRIAAQRDPARGAVAANVIVHRSNSRLAEDLAVLCEQPTELVITSVGSPAPVIDALHAAGSLVFSDIASVRHARRAIDAGVDGLILLTAGSGGQTGWANPFAFVRAVREFYDGPVVLAGGISDGVALRAARTLGADLAYLGTRFLATVESLAAPAHKQMIVDSEFDDIVLTSAFTGLPTSMLRASIERAGIDLTALHAGGVDISALLAQADSPSPWLNFYSAGHSTSGVHEISTVAEVVEQVAKQYRAAASAVV